The genomic region AACTTGATATTGAAGTAAAATAAGGAGCATTCTCTTCAGAACCGTGCACAGAAATCACTATCCTACCATTCTTTACGAGAACCCTCTTCATCTCAGATAATGCTCGTTGCGTATCAGGAAAGAAGAAAAGCGCAAATTGACAAACAGCAACATCGAATGATTGATCTGGAAATTTTAGGTCTTCTGCATCCATTTCAAGAAACTCGACATTACTTGCTCTAGCCTCTCTCCTTGCAATTTCCAGAGGGCCAGGTGATATATCAACGCCTATTACCTTCCCGTCCCTTCCAACCTTCCTTAAAGCTTCCATTGCAACTACACCTGTGCCAGTAGCAATATCTAATACTCTATCTCCTTTGCGCAATTTTGCTGCCTCGATAAGCATCTCAACACTCTTGAACGGCCCTACTCTTGGAACTACGTAATGTTCATGATAAATAGATGCTTTTTCAGTCCAGTCCTTCCTAACATCCTCTTTGAACTTTACAGGATCGAATTGCCTCCTCAATAGCACATTCTTAACAAGGCGCATATAAAATCCTTAGATGAAGACAAGTTTTAAAATATTAGACACTTTCGAGTTTTTATGGAAACTGAATAAAGTAAGATTTGAGCCACAGTTCTGTTCCATTTGCGGTCACTCCTTCGAGACAGAATACAAGCTTGTGAAGCACCTCAATATTGCACATCGAGAAGCAATCAGCGGTGGTTGCTGTTCAGGATCGCATAAGCATCACGAACACTAGGTTATTATTTCTATTCTGCTGCTCATGTTATATTGCCAGATCTGCTAAAACGATACAAGCGCATACACCCAGGTTGCACCAATAAAGAAATAATGGATCTAGTTAATGCTATAAAGGATAATAAGTACTGGAATGTTTTACCAAATGAAAAAGATGCTGTATATGTGGTTGCACTTACAAGAGCACGGATAAAGGTGAATAATGATAATGTTGTACGGGTTACGCATTTTGGTAAGATATTGATAGATAGAGAGATAGCAAAGCTCTGCAGTCGTGGCAAGGTATTGCTGGCATTCAGGGAAAACTCACACTTCAGAGGAAAGTATATAATTACATGGCCAGCATTTATGAATATAATGCGAACAGATGCTGCGGGTTTCTATCATTCGTTGATCAGGAAAGATGTTAGAGAGCTCATAGGCGTCAAGCTTGCAAAGGAAATAATGACAGACAGTTAAAGTTTTTATGGTAAAATATACAATCACTTACCATGTCAGACGATTATCAGAAACTTTCAGAGGATCAGATCAACCGCGAACTTGTTAAACTGAAGGGATGGACCGTAGAAAATGGCAAGCTTACAAGAACATTAGAGTTCAAGGACTTCAATGAGGCGTTTGGGTTTATGACTAGGGTGGCAATGGAAGTTGAAAAGCTAAATCATCATCCAGAATGGTTCAATGTCTACAACAAGGTCAAGATAGAACTTGTTACGCATGATGTTAACGGCATAAGCAACTATGATTTCAGATTGGCTAACATAATTAACAGGATAGCGGGAAAATAGCATAAAGGTATAATATTACTCGAACCATGAAGAGGCATGGGCAAACTGGACAATAAAGTTGCAATTGTAACTGGTGCAAGTGGCGGCATGGGACGGGTCACTGCGATAAAGTTTGCCAGAGAGGGTGCAAAATCCATTGTGATACACTACTCAAGTTCTGAAGGTGAGGCAAAGAAAGTTTTGCAAGAGATAAAGAAGCTCGGTTCTAATGCATTGACGATTAAAGCAGATGTTTCAAAATATGAGGAGGTGAAATCAATGATTGATCTTACTGTAAAAAAGTTTGGAAGTATCGATGTAGTAGTTGCGTATGCAGGTTTTCCAGCAAAGAAGGAGTACTGGAACGCTGATCCATTGAATCTTACCGATGAAATGCTCGATTCACCTTGGAATGTTGATCTGAAAGGTTCGTATCACTGCATTAGGGCAGCTGTTCCACACATGAGGAAGCAGAAGTATGGGAAGATAATCCTGATAAGTTCCACGCCAGGCGTTTCAGGAGATCCTGTTGGGCTTGGATTTACACTTGCAAAGACAGCCGTAAGAGCGCTGGTAAGATCGCTTGCTCCAGTATTAGGGCCGGATATATTGATCAATGCTATAGCACCTGGAAGCGTTAGCACCGAAGCCAATCTCAAGAACTACACGGAAAGTCAAAAGAAGGAAATGGTAAAGACTGTTCCGTTGGGACGTTTTGGCAGACCCGACGAAATAGCGAATGTAGCAGTTTTCTTGTCCTCGGATGACTCCAGTTACATTACAGGTCAAACTATAGTTGTTGATGGCGGAGAGATAAGGCTATGAAGAGTAGATGACGTGATGAAACTCGATATTTCGGGTAAGGAGATAAAGCTAAAAAAGGAGTTGAATGACTTGGATAAGCTTGCCCTAGATTTTACGAAAATCTTGGATCTAAACAGGGTAAGATATGTTCTGGTTTCAGGTTATGTTTCCATACTCTTTGGGAGAAGTAGATCGTCTGAAGATATAGACATTATAGTTGAAAAGATTTCAATGAAAAAATTCGCAGGCCTATGGAAGCATATCCTGAGGAAATTCGAATGCATAAATGCTGTCAGCATGCATGATGCTTATGAAAGACATCTGATGGCGGGTTCTGCT from Nitrososphaerales archaeon harbors:
- a CDS encoding methyltransferase domain-containing protein, with the translated sequence MRLVKNVLLRRQFDPVKFKEDVRKDWTEKASIYHEHYVVPRVGPFKSVEMLIEAAKLRKGDRVLDIATGTGVVAMEALRKVGRDGKVIGVDISPGPLEIARREARASNVEFLEMDAEDLKFPDQSFDVAVCQFALFFFPDTQRALSEMKRVLVKNGRIVISVHGSEENAPYFTSISSSILDYIPQIRHAGTPNPHRFGKSDTLLAELEKRSLRNIDIKSYTYTYNAGTFDDYWRECMRSAANAIRNMLESLDTMMHEKIRSESKAKAERYLKGNTIEFPWQVLIASATT
- a CDS encoding 4a-hydroxytetrahydrobiopterin dehydratase, producing the protein MSDDYQKLSEDQINRELVKLKGWTVENGKLTRTLEFKDFNEAFGFMTRVAMEVEKLNHHPEWFNVYNKVKIELVTHDVNGISNYDFRLANIINRIAGK
- a CDS encoding SDR family NAD(P)-dependent oxidoreductase, giving the protein MGKLDNKVAIVTGASGGMGRVTAIKFAREGAKSIVIHYSSSEGEAKKVLQEIKKLGSNALTIKADVSKYEEVKSMIDLTVKKFGSIDVVVAYAGFPAKKEYWNADPLNLTDEMLDSPWNVDLKGSYHCIRAAVPHMRKQKYGKIILISSTPGVSGDPVGLGFTLAKTAVRALVRSLAPVLGPDILINAIAPGSVSTEANLKNYTESQKKEMVKTVPLGRFGRPDEIANVAVFLSSDDSSYITGQTIVVDGGEIRL